The Desmonostoc muscorum LEGE 12446 genome includes a region encoding these proteins:
- a CDS encoding DHA2 family efflux MFS transporter permease subunit has protein sequence MTMANTGVIRQPGHNPAIPPDRVPLRTWIGVLASMLGAFMAVLDIQITNASLQDIQASLGATLEEGSWISTAYLVAEIVVIPLTGWLSRVFSLRRYLLVNTALFIFFSICCAWAWNLNSMIVFRALQGFSGGVLIPTAMTIVLTTLPPSKQSIGLAAFGFSAVFAPSIGPTLGGWLTENFGWEYNFYINLIPGTLMLAGVWYGIKQEAPQISLLKQGDWWGIIAMAIGLGSLQVVLEEGSRKDWFGSALIVRLTVIAVIFLAVFFFIELTRKQPFINLRLLFRRNFGLASIVNVSLGVGLYGSIYILPLYLAQIQKYNALQIGEVLMWAGIPQLFIIPLIPRLMQRIDMRFMVAFGVTLFSISAFMNSGMTHETGLDQLRWSQFVRAMGQPLIMVPLSSIATAGLSPKEAGSASGLFNMMRNLGGSIGIAFLATLLTNREQFHSNRLGDGISLYNSETQQRIDQMTQYFISRGADLSTAQNQAIASISNIVRRESFVMAFNDCFHFIGIALLLSGIAILFLKKVKATGSAVAH, from the coding sequence ATGACTATGGCTAATACAGGTGTAATTCGTCAGCCAGGACATAATCCTGCTATACCGCCAGATCGTGTACCGCTAAGAACCTGGATTGGTGTATTAGCAAGTATGCTTGGTGCATTTATGGCGGTATTAGATATTCAAATCACTAATGCTTCGCTGCAAGATATTCAAGCAAGTTTAGGGGCAACTCTAGAAGAAGGTTCTTGGATTTCTACCGCCTATCTGGTTGCAGAAATTGTAGTAATTCCTCTAACAGGATGGTTATCTAGAGTTTTTTCTCTACGACGTTATTTATTAGTAAATACTGCCCTATTTATCTTCTTTTCTATATGCTGTGCTTGGGCGTGGAATCTGAATTCTATGATTGTATTCCGCGCCTTACAAGGTTTTAGTGGAGGAGTATTAATTCCCACAGCGATGACAATTGTCTTAACGACCTTACCGCCATCCAAGCAATCAATAGGGTTGGCGGCATTTGGTTTTAGTGCAGTTTTTGCCCCATCAATCGGCCCGACATTAGGAGGTTGGTTAACCGAAAATTTTGGTTGGGAATACAACTTTTATATCAATTTAATTCCAGGGACATTAATGCTGGCTGGCGTTTGGTACGGAATTAAGCAAGAAGCACCACAAATTAGTTTATTAAAACAAGGTGACTGGTGGGGAATTATTGCAATGGCGATCGGATTAGGTTCCCTGCAAGTGGTTTTAGAAGAAGGTAGCCGGAAAGATTGGTTTGGTTCAGCGTTGATTGTCCGCTTAACTGTAATCGCAGTCATTTTTTTGGCAGTATTTTTCTTTATAGAATTAACTCGAAAACAACCATTTATTAATTTGCGGCTGTTGTTTAGGCGTAACTTTGGTTTAGCCAGTATTGTGAATGTGTCTTTGGGAGTAGGATTGTATGGATCAATTTATATTTTACCGTTGTATCTTGCCCAAATTCAAAAATATAATGCGCTGCAAATTGGTGAAGTATTGATGTGGGCTGGTATTCCCCAACTATTTATTATTCCTTTAATACCCAGATTGATGCAACGCATTGATATGCGTTTCATGGTGGCTTTTGGTGTGACTTTGTTTTCCATCAGTGCATTTATGAATTCGGGAATGACTCATGAAACAGGATTAGATCAATTACGCTGGTCGCAATTTGTGCGTGCAATGGGACAACCTTTAATTATGGTACCACTGAGTTCTATTGCCACTGCTGGGTTGAGTCCAAAAGAAGCAGGTTCCGCCAGTGGTTTATTTAATATGATGCGGAATCTGGGTGGTTCTATCGGAATTGCTTTTTTAGCAACTTTATTAACAAACAGAGAACAATTTCACTCGAACAGATTGGGCGATGGAATATCTTTATATAACTCAGAAACTCAACAGCGAATTGACCAGATGACGCAGTATTTTATCAGCCGAGGAGCAGATTTAAGTACAGCACAAAATCAAGCGATCGCATCTATATCAAATATTGTTCGTCGTGAATCATTTGTAATGGCTTTTAACGATTGTTTTCACTTTATTGGTATTGCTTTATTACTCAGTGGAATTGCTATTTTATTCTTGAAAAAGGTGAAGGCAACTGGTAGTGCTGTCGCTCATTAA
- a CDS encoding Uma2 family endonuclease, with amino-acid sequence MTSLSALTLPDHTQLPDSGGKFLKNWQEHPQSILITDSIKPVLEQRHPDGQYCIGQNLGIYWGLTDPPDKGISTPDWFYIPNIPPTLEGKTRRSYVLWEESLAPLIVLEFVSGDGSEERDKTPPSQAEGGNVGKFWVYEQAIRVPYYGIYEVAKAQVEVYHLIDFTYQLMKPNEKGHYPIAPLGVELGIWQGFYHNAELPWLRWWDAQGNLLLTGEERAEVERQRAEVERQKRLSITDKLRNLSVEQLNALGIDPEMLD; translated from the coding sequence ATGACTTCCTTATCGGCATTAACTTTACCTGACCACACCCAGTTACCAGATTCAGGTGGTAAATTTTTGAAAAACTGGCAGGAACATCCGCAAAGTATTTTAATTACAGATTCAATCAAACCTGTTCTAGAACAACGCCATCCTGATGGACAATATTGTATTGGACAAAATTTAGGTATTTACTGGGGATTGACAGATCCTCCTGATAAAGGTATCTCAACACCAGATTGGTTTTATATACCGAATATACCACCAACTCTTGAAGGTAAAACGCGGCGTTCTTATGTGCTGTGGGAAGAATCTCTCGCACCTTTAATTGTATTGGAATTTGTTTCTGGAGATGGTTCAGAAGAACGAGATAAAACGCCGCCATCGCAAGCAGAAGGTGGAAATGTTGGTAAATTTTGGGTTTATGAACAGGCAATTCGAGTGCCTTATTATGGAATTTATGAAGTAGCAAAAGCCCAGGTTGAGGTGTATCATCTAATCGATTTTACTTATCAACTGATGAAACCCAATGAAAAAGGACATTACCCAATTGCTCCTTTAGGGGTAGAATTAGGGATTTGGCAAGGATTTTATCATAATGCAGAGTTACCTTGGTTGCGGTGGTGGGATGCACAAGGAAATTTACTGCTAACAGGTGAAGAACGCGCTGAAGTTGAACGACAAAGGGCTGAAGTTGAACGACAAAAGCGGCTATCAATTACTGACAAGTTGCGTAATCTCTCTGTTGAACAACTCAATGCTTTAGGAATTGACCCAGAAATGTTGGATTAG
- a CDS encoding dCTP deaminase domain-containing protein encodes MSFWSSQTLRSHLPSLIEPFNADQIQSASYELCLGEEIYISALPDTPLRERKKIILKEKETVAIPPGQFAFLITSEIIKVPNNALAFISIKFKFKSSGLINVSGFHVDPGYSGKLIFAVYNAGPLNFHVGRGERVFSIWYADLDKADENPRNKIGYDSIPTDLINSPDLVSSLPYLVKRLDDMEKKIENYSVKQAFVFAIAIGVLLSFTKPIVDIFIQPLLNMLKSSLPIY; translated from the coding sequence ATGAGTTTTTGGTCATCACAAACTTTGAGATCTCATCTTCCTAGTTTAATTGAACCATTTAATGCCGATCAAATTCAGTCTGCATCGTATGAATTATGCTTAGGGGAAGAAATTTATATTTCAGCCCTTCCTGATACACCTTTGAGAGAGCGTAAAAAAATTATTCTTAAAGAGAAAGAAACTGTTGCTATACCTCCAGGACAGTTTGCATTTCTGATAACTTCTGAAATAATCAAAGTTCCTAACAATGCACTTGCCTTTATTTCAATTAAATTTAAATTTAAATCAAGTGGACTGATTAATGTTTCCGGTTTTCATGTCGATCCTGGCTATAGTGGTAAACTAATTTTTGCTGTTTATAATGCTGGTCCTCTTAACTTTCATGTAGGAAGAGGTGAGAGGGTTTTTTCTATATGGTATGCAGACTTGGATAAAGCTGACGAAAATCCACGAAACAAGATAGGTTATGATTCAATTCCAACCGACTTAATTAATAGCCCTGATTTAGTTTCTTCTCTTCCTTATTTAGTAAAACGTTTGGATGATATGGAGAAAAAAATAGAGAATTATTCTGTTAAACAGGCTTTTGTCTTTGCGATTGCTATTGGGGTTCTGCTTAGTTTTACAAAGCCAATAGTGGATATATTTATACAGCCATTACTCAATATGCTTAAATCTTCTCTTCCCATCTATTAA